The Gossypium hirsutum isolate 1008001.06 chromosome D03, Gossypium_hirsutum_v2.1, whole genome shotgun sequence genomic interval ATTTccaatcattttatttatttttttcaaattaatcctttgACAACCCTTTATTGCTTTATATTTCCTTGGATGTTCACTGagtcttgaaaaaaaaaaaaccctactgTTTGAAAGCTAAGATCACCAATGGAAACACAAGTGGAGAAGGTCTATGTTGCAGTTGGGAACGATGTAAGAGATGGATATAAAACGTTGGCTTGGACGCTAAGAAGATGGAATTTTCAACCATTCACCATAGTCCTCCTTCATGTTACTTACAACATTTCCACTGATTTTGTTTATACCCCATGTAAGTTCAATCATCAAACACTTAGGGTTCATGTATATATTTTCGGTTTTATCTCTCTACTCTACCGAGAACTTTAACTGATTCACATCATGAAAGCATCTCGGAGTGCTTGAACATGCAGAACCATGATAAACCGAAGAGTTTGTTCATGGTCTGACTCGACcctaacatttttttttcaccTTCTATATAGTTGGAAAACTTCCAGCAAGTGCAGTGAGTGAAGAGAAGCTGGAAATATTGAAGAAATATGAGCAAGAAAAGACTGAAAAGTTACTGTCCAAGTACATAGCTTTTTGTGGAAaggttctttcttttttttttttaatggctTTGGTGGTTGATGAGAttagttttttttactttgttgcCATCGATCTGattataatagtttttttttcataggTAAAAGCTGAGATATTAAAAGTTGAGAAATATGATCAACCTATCCACAAGCTCATAGTAGATTTGATGTCAGGTCTTGAAATTGGCAAACTTGTAATGGGAATCACATTCATGAAATCCTCATCATGGTATGCGATTATATAGATCTTATATTCAAGTTGAATCTTTCTACTATTAAATTTAAGAATTCTGATGTTTCGAATTAATTTATTCCTTTCAACATCAGAATTAATTTATTCCTTTCATAGGAGATCAAAGAGTGCAATAAGTGGAGCATTCTATGTTCATCAATATAAACCTGATTTTAGTGAGCTATACATTATATGTGGGGGAAAACTAGTGGTCCTCAATGGGAACATCAATGAAGGGTTGATGGAAGATGATGGAGGAGGGTTCATGGTcgcaaaaataaaagaaaaaccaagCATTAAAAGCTTGTTAGGAAGAATTTTCTGCGAACGCCGAAAATGTTCGTCCCTTCCGTCAACAAACCAAGATTCGGTGAAGGATCGGTGGGACAATAATGTGGAAGAGCTTGAAAGCTATTTCCAGCAATTGTTGTCTTTGAATTTGGATGAAGAGAGTGATATGTTACAAGCTAATCCAATGGAGTCAGATACACCAGAAAGCACTAATTCCAACATGGTGAGATAAGAACCATTTTAAAATGTTTGCAGCAGGTAGAAATTTTTTGTTGTTTATGACTAACTAAATCCTGTTTTGCCAACAATTATCTATGTTCATTTCTTGACTCTAGAGGCATATGACAGGGACAGGATGTTTAATTATGTTTGGTCCCTTGTCTAGATTTGAATGTCTTGTCATTTACCTAATTCTATAATTATTGAGCATCCATCATTCCATTTCCATGCCATAAGGAAAATGGTTGCATGTGGTAGAATTCCAACCCCAAAGCTGCTAAATGTCTACATGAATCAACTGAACTAAACACGCATTTAAGACAGTGATTTTCTGACAATTATGTTGATGAGTAATTGGACAAAGCATTGTCTTATTGACAGAATGATGAAGAAAAAATGGAAGCTGTGCAATGTAAGATAGATGAAGCACATGAGGCTATTCttttgaagaagaaagaagcTAAGGCTGATGTTGGAAGACATGCAAAAGCTAAATCGGCTATAGATTTATGCAATGCCAAGGTATTTTTTCAAGCTCTTTTGATTTTGTTTCGTGTGTGTTTGGAGccttaaattcatttattttcttttaggcTGAGGAACTCGAAACTCAGTTAAAAGAAGAGGTCACCCACCGGTTAGAGATTAAGAACGTATTGGACATTGAAAAAGAGAAACTCTTTGAAGTTAAAAGAGAAGTTGAAGAGAGCAAAAATAGGCTTAATTCACTTAAGGAACTTCAAGTTGAACTATCAAATAAACTTCAGAAATCAAGTCAAGCAAGAGCAAATGCTGTGGCTCAGTTAGAAATGGCTGCAGTTACAAGAGCTAAGATGGTGATGGAAATCGAGGAATTGAGGCGACAAAGGGATGTTTTTCAACGTAGGATTGAGTTTTGTAGAGAGAAAGATGCACTCAGAATGGTTGCACGATCAAACGAGTTAAGATGTGGTTACAGAGAGTATATGGCCGAGGATATTAGATTGGCAACTGATGATTTTTCGGAGCGTTTGCGATTAAAAGTGAGTGGAGATTGGTCGAATGTTTATCGAGGACGAATCAATCATTCAACGGTTGCGATCAAGATGCTCAATTCTGTTAATGGAATGTCCCAAGAAGACTTTCAAGCTAAGGTATGAATGAGAAATGACTACTTGTTTTAGTTAAAGTAGTTGTATCTAATCAGACAGATAGTCACATATATCTGAATAAATGTCCAACGTGAATATTTGTAGGTGAGGCTTCTTAATGAATTAAGACATCCACATTTGGTTGCTCTAACGGGATTCTGCTCGGAGCTGACATGCATAATCTATGAATACATGCACAATGGTAGCTTGAGAGACATTTTATTTACCCCCCAAAGGAGCTGTAGGAAAATAAACAGAAACCGAGTCCTTTGTTGGTATGGACGGATCCGAATAGCTTCCGAGGTTTGCTCGGGCTTGGGCTACTTGCACTCGGCAAAGCCAAGGCCCATAGTTCACGGTCATCTAACCACATCCAACATCCTCCTAGACCGCGACCTAGTTGCAAAGATTAGCGGCTTTGGCTTGAGACAGCAACATGATCACTATGATATAAGATTGGATATTCGAGCTTTTGGGGTTTTATTGATGCATATGTTAACTGGGAGGAATTGGGCGGGCCTGATCGAAGATGCGACAGTGGAGGACCAGGCAGCACTCATTAAGGTCTTGGATGAGAAAGCAGGGAAATGGCCTTCGGACTTGGCAGTAGAACTTGCAAAATATCTATGAAATGCATGTCGGTGTGCCGAGGGGCGAACCCAGATTTGCAGATTGCAACAGTAATGGAAGAACTACATGAGCTGAAAAAGAAAGCTGATGAACTGAGGGCTAGAGGGGGATTTGAAGTGGTAAGCAATGAGAACGTAAACAGTGAAGACTCAAATGAGGCACCAAGTGTTTTCCTCTGCCCCATATTCCAGGTTTGACTTTAATGGCAAATccctaaaaaaaaaactctattcATTGCAATTAGACATTTCAATCCTACCCAACACAATTTGACCATAGAAAAGCTAACCCGAGTCCATTCAACCCATACCCGAGTTGACTTGAACTTAAAACCAATTCAAACCCAAAAACAATTTGAAAGTAATTTGTAATGATGCATACCTACAATAAcccaaattaagaaaaaaccaAACTTCAATAAcccaaattaagaaaaaaccaAACTTCCCAACCAAATGACCTGAACTTGAAATTGACCAAACCCAAAATGATACAAACCTGAAATTCACCAAccaaaatggaatggaaattttaaaacacaaattgACTCAACCTAGATTCACCCAACCCACATCCAATTGACAAGTCCAATTACAATGAGATTTTGGTTAtggttttgatatgtttgaatggTATTTGTGGGTGCAGGAAGTGATGAAAAATCCACATGTGGCAGCTGATGGGTTTTCATATGAATTGGAAGCCATAGAAGAATGGCTGAAGATGGGGCATGATACTTCTCCCATGACAAATTTGTGTCTTAAGCACACATTCCTGACCCCAAATCGCACCCTTCGTTCCCTCATCCATGAATGGCAGAACAAAGGAGCAAATCTGCCTTGTTGAATTAAAGATATTTCCTTGTGAAGATTTAAGGATTTGGCGTTTGAGTTTCTTCATAGGTTATTTATTGCTTTTGCCTATGACCCAAGTAACAGTGCTACCCAAAGCATACCAGTGAAATCATCACATAGCCTAGCCTCGTTATCCAATAAGTTTGATATTTGAATCTCGCAATCCCGAGCGGCGAACTCCTTTGTATAATAAATCAATGTAAACAATATCAAATATAGATATAGAGTTCAAGCTGTTTGATATGTTTCTCTTGTGCAGCTCTTTGGATCAGTCATTGCTATTGCTATAAAAAATACGCATGCttttcatttttaccattttgctAGCATACAGTCCAATCATGTTCATCCCAATCAGTACATAATATAGGAAGTAATTATTCGAAGTTTCAGCACAAGACAGCAAAGGAAAACAAATAATTTGATCATATTTGCTCATGAAAATACGACCATTACCTCTTAGAGAACACCTGGGTAACTTCTTGCAATTATTTGGAGATCTTTGCCATGTAACTATGATTCCTTCTACAATTCCATTCAACTCAATACAACCTGAAACTAGAACACAACAAATACTGCAATTATACTGGGATCTTTGAGCATGCAACTCTTATGCCTTCAATGACCTCATTCAACTCAATAGAACCTGAAAACTAGAATGCAGAAAACATATTGCCACGCTTGCTCTTTTTCCCTTCTAGCTCTGCTAAAAGGCCTAAATGATCACAAATTAAGTAGTAATCAAAGAATATGATATAGCCCTCTAATGACAGAAAACTTCCACTTGATATGAGGCTTCTCAAATCAATATAAATGAGATTAAAAAGGATTAATCACAAAGACAAAACACCAATTTCTAGAACTCATTCAACTAAGCAACTCCAAAGAGTATTATACTTAGATCTCTGCCTCTTAAGCCTTCAACGACTCCGTTCAACTTGATACAACCTGAAACTGAAATGCAACAAACACCTTGCCGCGCTATCCACTTtccctttctctcttttcttctcaCTTAGCTAATGCCTAAATTTGCACAACTTAAACACATAATCAGAAAAACATAATTTAGCCCTCTAATGCCAGAAACTTCCACCTAATATGAGGATTCTCAAATCAATatcaattaagaaattaattgaGATTAAAAAGGATTAATCACAATGAAAAAAGAGCAATTAGTAAAACTCAATCAACTAAGCAGCTCCAGAGAGAGTTTAATTTTAAGCCTTCAATTTAACcacaaacaaacataattaacATCTACTTAAACAATTTAACACAAAAAGGAGTAAAATAACTATTTTCCGTAAAATACCAACAAATTTTTTAGCTCCCCAAACCCTAAGagcaagaaacaaaaaccttttACAATTTCAAATCAGTTAAAATGTAATTCCTTCTATCTATCAAACATGATCAACACTCACAAAACAACACCATCACCACCAACAACAAAATATTCTAAAAGGAAATATTAACAAAAAGGTATTTTTGTTAAAATCGCCGAAGGAAAAgctgtttcttttgtttttcatttagcAGGAAGCGAAGAGAAGAAGCGCGCCACGTATTCTTGCTGCTCGCGGAACCGTTGTTTGAGGTAAGATTCGAGGATCTCCATGACGGAAACGAAACGCTTCATTTCCTCGAGTCGGCGAGTGAGTTCGGCTTCTCGAGCCCTGGCTCGTTCGAGTCGAGCCTCCGTCTCGGCTAACCGGACTCGGAGCGTATCCACCACCAATgcgttgttgttgttgtttcgCGGCGGACGGTCCGGTGAGAGAGATCGTCGGTGATGACCGTAACACATTTTCTCTTCAGAGAAATTTTTTTGTCTGTGGAGATCGAAACGTTTGTCGTTTCGAAGGATGGAAGAATGAAGGAAAAGAAAGTTTTGGTTGCAGAGTTATTGCGAGCGAAAAAGGTTTGCAGCACGTTTGGGATCAATGATGGATGTGCTCATCGTTTGATCTGGACCGCTGGCTGAGATTACTGGAATTGGTATCGTCTTTTGATGGGTCGGGTTGACCGGTCCAATGTTGGATTGATTGAATCGAACGGCTTGAAGAAAGCATACGTGGTGGGCCGATCAAATCTTAGAATAATcctaaatgtttttttaaaaagggtaaactacaccattagaCTAATCTATGATAAGTTTTTGTTTCGGTCATTTAACTAAAAAGAGTTACAATTTggttattaaactatttaaaagtttttatttaagtcattgggttgttaaAATCGATGTTATATGACTTCCTCTATCTGCACTATCAGCACCAATCAAAAGTTatctttccctttcttttgtacagtttaattatttttcatgaaacaactttagaCGTCATGAATTtgtgaaccaaaattcaaacaatttttttcttcgaTCTATGACACTGACCATCAAATTGATTTagatttaaggtatgtttttttaCTTGTCGATGGGTACTGATCTATTATATCGATCACTAAATTGTCACTTTGAGTTCACTAGCGgaactttttaattaaaaaaaacttaacagtcTAGTGACTTAGATACAATTTTTTGATGACTTAGATACAATTTTTTGAATAGtacaatgacttaaatgaaaactttcaaataaattagtaactaaattgtaactttttttaattaagtggccaaaataaaaataaataaataagatgagAATTAGAaaactatgttttttttaataaattgaaaagttaaattTGTATGTACATAAATTAtgctaaatattaaatattaaatgaattgatCCATTACAAGAACacaatataagaaaataaatatacaaaaaaaatgccctaaaatatacaaaaaaaaatgcactaagtacaaataaatatatcaaaacgTTTTGATAAATATACACAATATGAGTTAATTACGATACATgtgtctaaattaatatttccatTTTAAACTAGTCTCGAGACTTTAAAACGTATTATTagtgtgatagcccgaaatagggcctaatcggaatagtagtttcctaaccacaaatccgaagtaaaatattttaattttataattttttattagttactgattgattgaaatattgtgtgaaaatatggataggaaattttaatgatttagtgcctaattgaatttttaggactaaattgagaaaaatgcaaagtgtgtctaattagtgattaaatgacttaattgaattattgcatgaaattgaagtgtttatgtggcaattagaccataaattaatgatatggacacaaaagggtaattctagaaaaatatctaagtaatgggttaagggcatttttgtcaaaagtgaataaaagacaaaataaagtgaaaataagtgtccatcttcttcaaaatcagACGTTTGCTGCCAAAAAAATtcatgtcaccatagctagggttcttgaacttcctaagctcaattgtaagtgatttcttgccccgtttttaattattttcgtatttttatgcttattgaagcttgaatttcatgtttctaccatttaatttaaatgaaattaaagtttaaaaattgacccattcatgatataattgtaaattgattagtgatgttagataatgaatatttgaagtgttaattacaagttttactagatgaattttgatgaaaatgttgaaaaagggctaaattgtgaaagatggtaaagtgtgcataaagttgtgattttgtgaaattgagggctgttatgagcatgaaatatgatttagtgaagtttgaaatttaaaaatttagtgaattttatttttacgagcttaggaacaaaagtggaatttttgaaaagttatggggaaaaatgtaaatgtgccaaaatgttgtgtatgaattgtatttgaatggaatattgataaaatgtattaaattgtgttaatatagatcaagaaagaagaaatagtggaagtgatcggggaaaagagaaagttatcgactaaattacaaaaatagtcgttttgcatccgaggtaagttacgtgtaaataatacttatatttttataaattgtgaattatatttgatatgtgaattaatattgaatgtggaaggaaaattgttcatgaattactcaagtgttaaagtgttaaaaataaagtgttaagtgtaaattcccggttgaacttaggaatagaagtggatacaagtgacatgtcactagagatcagtgttacagtgttacagtgagtcccgggtgctgggtgatctagcatgtgttgcagacacctgacagcttgtgtgagcaggcccgtggacatttccagtgttattgatcagtggtagcttcggctacatctcagtggtagcttcggctacattcagtggtagcttcggctacatatcaatGTGGCACTATTGTGCTAAATTTCTACGTATCTGTgtatatttcgagtgttcaacgggattaataatgagttaaaatgaatatgaaatgaagtgtgtatgcaggtacaaatgaaagaatgagcatatgtgataaatgttaagtgtgaaaatgtatatgcaagtgaattggtaagattgtgcatgtgtaagtgattgaaattgctaagaaatattttgattagttatatattaaaagtgttaattattaaatgagtacctattgtttacatgtaacttactaagctattagtagcttacacctttcttcttttcctttgttttatagtgatttgaacttgatcgaattggggatcgtcagagctcgtatcacactatcataatcatctcggtattatgtgcttttcaaaacatttaaactatggcatgtatagagtcttaaccattttgagcatgttcaaatgatatggctaagattagctattgaaatagttagtaaaaattatgttttgggtgttatgtatgtcaaatagtaactaattcaaagaagcagtttctttgacagtaGCAGTGGAGTGAATGttaaaattcaccataaatagtagaaatggaattagagagtgaattatatatggaattaaatcttatcaagtctatttttatatgaaagaaacggtgtaggcaaaggaattctgtattttgagatatttgaattttagtgagacagggtcagaatggtttttgtagtcccctgttctgactttagaaaatcattataaattgtacagagaGAATTATAAgctaaaatttatatgtatagattccttagtgagtctattttcaaaataaataaattataaccttatatgaattctttacaatgagataattgatttttagtgttaagaggtcagaactgttaagtagtgaaacaggggagacttcaatgaataaaatgtactaattgaataaaccaaaaattctaaaaattttatggtaagtaggaatatgagtctagtttcagggaaaatttacggatttaaatttcgagttctgtaactcaagttataattaaattagtgacagtcacgcagatggacagttttgttgtgaacagtgaatttaattttaaaagcaaatttttatactccgaattggtaagttaaattggatgacatctcgtattcgaatccggcgacggtctcgggaaaggggtgttacaattagattatattaataatgtcttttcgtttttaaaatcattaatttaaccattaaatgaaacaagaaattttataaaaatttaaagaaaaacacCAAATGGAAAagatggaaattttaaaatgaaatttaaaagaaGGGTAAAAGTTATGCtagaatgtttttatttttcttttaatcattcatttatcttttttatttaaatattttatttttttaagaaaatcatttaaaattatttcatataagaTCTACCATGttacttaataattaaattaatggttttaataacaaaatgacGTGATTAATATAATCTTGATAGTTTATGATGTTGATAGAATGTTTTCAAATTTATGGACCAATTTAGAATGAGGTTGTAGTTTGGGGGACCTATAGTGCAATTAACTTTGGGCTTCAACCAACATCCCCACACAAATAAACATCCGTATTCTATGTTTCTCCCTCCATTCTTTATGTTTCTTTATGgaagtaaaattattatttattattccaAGTTTTCTTTTGAAATGGGGTTTTTTATGGatgatatttaaatgattaaaGATTATTGTTATTgaatatgtttgaaatttgattaaaatagtgATAGAAAGTGTTACTAATTTATTGTTGCTGATTATcgagttttattaatttattattgttgAACGCTTGGATTAAAcgttttaaattgaattacaaattttaaataatttattgtcaTAATAATCCATAACATATATTTGGTATTGGAATTTGGTACAATGTATATCGGATAACTTTCAAGCATTGTACGAAAAAAATGATTGTTTTATAAATAgtttttactattaatttataaACGTTGtgaaaacaaaattattttagtacTTGTAATAGTGCTCAGGATAATAACCAGGATGATGACCATGATGTTAATAGTTTTCatgtatattttactatgatttttttttattgtagCATATGCATTGTAATTGGAGACTAACCATGGCAATAACATGAACGGAtagattttaaattgaaattcatTCATGTTTATGATGGTGGCtatgaaaaagaattatgttAGATTTTAATATGTTAGATGTGAGCTTTATTCATGCAAATGTTTAACTCTGAAAGATATGACCATtagaatatgataattttatgcacctgaagttgcaatATCACCTATCTAAAACTCATTGTGATCAAATGCACCTGAAGTTGTAAGATTTTAAAATTGTAAGCGGGTATAATTCTGTAACAATTAagataagttctcaattaaattaATGTGGGAagataagttctcaattaaattaATGTGGAAAGAATATTACTAATGAGAATTTGTTAGAGAATTTGTTTTACCTTTTCATGTTTCAAATATGCTCCTACAGTAGCAATATCGTGAATTAAGATATATCCTGAATGCTTACCTATGCTTGAATAAAATAACAAGCTATCAATGAAAATCATGAAGCCCTTCCCGTTAAATTTGTTccattccttgaagtgaatgcAACAATACATGATAAATCCAAAAAATGTAATTCTTTTCACCACCaaaagtggaaaaataaaaataaggaaaagatGAATAAGAATTCCCGAGAGAACCCTTCAAGGAGTGGAGATAACTTATATTATCGAAGGTCATTGGTCACGTACCTGTTGTACGCCTAAACATTTAGTTAAACTCTATCAAGATTCCATCAAATGGAAGGGAGACAATGCAGAAACgaataataaaaatgatgttaAATCAAATTTGACATGCTAGATTGATGATCGtgatgaaattaaataataaagggaTATTGGCAGTGTCTCTATGATGGCGATCATTTTAGATGTTAGCTTGTCAGTTTTTAGGATTTCTATAATCTATATCGAGGAACTTGTTGTTGTAATCTATTCGCTATTCATTATTAGCTtaagtatattattttattttaatatttatataaaattttactgCCATATTTCTTAGGATTGTATGCTTTTTttgttaaaaacaaaatttctaaAAGTGTGAGTTGCATCCTTTTTATGAATTGTAGAACTTATTATTTGGTTCTTGGATATTTTATTAGTAATAACTCTTCTTACCATAAGAAGTGAAAATATAAAGATaacaacaaaaattttcaatataaccTTTCAAAGAAGAGAGACAACTTATGAAAAGTTGTTGGATATGTACCTATCCTATCGTACAATTGTATCCAATAGATAATACAACAATGCATACTATCATTAAGGATAAAAGACATTTTTCTTGTTTGGTAATGAAACAAACCAACCTTTGGTGATACATTAATTTAAGGCTccaaaagagctaatatattattAACTTATGTTCAATGTGGtaataaaacatgttaatatttCATGGTACAAAATTAATTTAAGGCTCCAAAAAAGCTAATACATTGTTATCTGAAGAAACAAAAGGATAATTAATGTATAATGTCTTAGTCAGTCTCAAAgaaattattatcttttaaaaggGCATACGTTGTAACAGATACAATATTGAGACTATGGATGAGGAGGTGATTAATTTCTATACATTAAATTTATTCACTGGGTAAGAATTTTGTATTGGAAATTATCGTATTTGCTCTAGTTTGTACTATGTATATATTGGCATGGTTAAATCACACAAGATGGTAAAGTAAAAGTTTACGTTAGTATTGTTGAATAACATGCATAGTAAACAAGAAGTTTACTAGTCCAAATATACAAATTAGTTGGCATGATCGGTTAACCATCCCGATCAATATGATGCGACAAGATAAAAATTTGTATGTACATTTATTAAAGAACATAAAGATTCTTCATTTATCAAGTGTTGCTTATTCTCAGTGAAGATTTATTAAATCTTActagcaaagttgagattgaatctCTTgcatttttgaaagaaatatgagCTTATTTATCCAAAAAGTGAATATTTTGATATGATTTATTAGATGCATCTACAAGATAATCACATGTGAGTTATCAAATCACAACCTGTAGTTTGTGAGATTACTTGTTTAATAATTTGTTTAAGAACAAAACTTTAGATTATGCAATCGAGACTATTATTACTAATGTTGGTGAATTTATTTCTCAAGTTTTCAATGATCATTATATGTTAGATTGTCAACGCGAGTAAATATCGTAAAGCTTGATGCTTATGTATGTAAAATGGTTTAGCAAAATTAATGATTCAATGCCTCCAGCTAAAGCATCACTTTTGAGAACAAATCTTTTTGTATaaggatatgatattttatatgaatatacACTTGCACACTTCATGTTAATGAGTTATG includes:
- the LOC107950481 gene encoding protein SKIP34 is translated as MCYGHHRRSLSPDRPPRNNNNNALVVDTLRVRLAETEARLERARAREAELTRRLEEMKRFVSVMEILESYLKQRFREQQEYVARFFSSLPAK
- the LOC107950480 gene encoding LOW QUALITY PROTEIN: putative U-box domain-containing protein 50 (The sequence of the model RefSeq protein was modified relative to this genomic sequence to represent the inferred CDS: inserted 1 base in 1 codon); protein product: METQVEKVYVAVGNDVRDGYKTLAWTLRRWNFQPFTIVLLHVTYNISTDFVYTPFGKLPASAVSEEKLEILKKYEQEKTEKLLSKYIAFCGKVKAEILKVEKYDQPIHKLIVDLMSGLEIGKLVMGITFMKSSSWRSKSAISGAFYVHQYKPDFSELYIICGGKLVVLNGNINEGLMEDDGGGFMVAKIKEKPSIKSLLGRIFCERRKCSSLPSTNQDSVKDRWDNNVEELESYFQQLLSLNLDEESDMLQANPMESDTPESTNSNMNDEEKMEAVQCKIDEAHEAILLKKKEAKADVGRHAKAKSAIDLCNAKAEELETQLKEEVTHRLEIKNVLDIEKEKLFEVKREVEESKNRLNSLKELQVELSNKLQKSSQARANAVAQLEMAAVTRAKMVMEIEELRRQRDVFQRRIEFCREKDALRMVARSNELRCGYREYMAEDIRLATDDFSERLRLKVSGDWSNVYRGRINHSTVAIKMLNSVNGMSQEDFQAKVRLLNELRHPHLVALTGFCSELTCIIYEYMHNGSLRDILFTPQRSCRKINRNRVLCWYGRIRIASEVCSGLGYLHSAKPRPIVHGHLTTSNILLDRDLVAKISGFGLRQQHDHYDIRLDIRAFGVLLMHMLTGRNWAGLIEDATVEDQAALIKVLDEKAGKWPSDLAVELAXISMKCMSVCRGANPDLQIATVMEELHELKKKADELRARGGFEVVSNENVNSEDSNEAPSVFLCPIFQEVMKNPHVAADGFSYELEAIEEWLKMGHDTSPMTNLCLKHTFLTPNRTLRSLIHEWQNKGANLPC